In a single window of the Streptomyces sp. NBC_00094 genome:
- a CDS encoding carbohydrate ABC transporter permease produces the protein MNPLPRHPRGRRRPLGPALWPYLLVAPTVLGGALLLGYPLVRNLLISFQEYGLAELIRGGAGFVGFSNYRTVLTDPEFWEVVRRTFWWTLVNVVLIMVISTLVALMMQRLGRKMRILVTSGLVLAWASPVIATTTVFQWLFASRLGVVNWLLVRLGFTSFEGYSWLADGPAAFTVLVLIVVWQSVPFAAITLHSALLTVPAELYESARLDGAGGWRIFRSLTLPLLRPLFGLVLCLEVIWVFRCFAQIWAVTKGGPGEATTTLPVYAYRVAQSLHRYDLGAAVSTLTVLLLMAALIAYFRQLLRQEADR, from the coding sequence CGGCGGCGCACTCCTCCTCGGGTACCCCCTCGTCCGCAATCTCCTGATCTCCTTCCAGGAGTACGGCCTGGCCGAACTCATCCGCGGCGGCGCCGGTTTCGTGGGGTTCAGCAACTACCGGACCGTCCTCACCGACCCCGAGTTCTGGGAGGTGGTCCGGCGCACCTTCTGGTGGACCCTCGTCAACGTCGTACTGATCATGGTGATCAGCACGCTGGTCGCCCTGATGATGCAGCGGCTCGGCCGAAAGATGCGGATCCTGGTGACGAGCGGGCTCGTCCTCGCGTGGGCCAGCCCGGTCATCGCCACGACCACCGTCTTCCAGTGGCTCTTCGCCTCCCGCCTGGGCGTGGTGAACTGGCTGCTCGTCCGGCTCGGGTTCACCTCCTTCGAGGGGTACTCCTGGCTGGCCGACGGGCCCGCCGCCTTCACCGTCCTGGTCCTGATCGTGGTGTGGCAGTCGGTCCCCTTCGCCGCCATCACCCTCCACTCGGCACTGCTGACCGTCCCCGCCGAGCTGTACGAGTCGGCCCGGCTGGACGGGGCCGGCGGCTGGCGGATCTTCCGCTCGCTCACCCTGCCCCTCCTGCGACCGCTCTTCGGCCTGGTCCTCTGCCTCGAAGTCATCTGGGTCTTCCGCTGCTTCGCCCAGATCTGGGCCGTCACCAAGGGCGGGCCCGGCGAGGCGACGACCACCCTGCCCGTCTACGCCTACCGGGTGGCGCAGTCCCTGCACCGCTACGACCTCGGCGCGGCCGTCTCCACCCTGACCGTCCTCCTCCTCATGGCCGCGCTGATCGCCTACTTCCGCCAACTGCTCCGACAGGAGGCCGACCGGTGA
- a CDS encoding carbohydrate ABC transporter permease, with product MTPRALRRLPLNTAALLVFVLAVFPVYWMVLTAFRPTRDIQSETPRFLPVSVTLEHFANAVAADGFWTFWRNSLLVTAGCVLLALVVALAAAFAVARLRWRGRRGFVLMVFVAQVAPWEALLIPMYVIARDADLLDRLATLSLVYFMITLPFTIVTLRSFLAAVPAELEEAAQVDGCTRAAAFRRVTLPLLAPGLLATSLFGFITAWNEFAFANMLVIKDQDDRTLPVWLSSFSNVFGTDWGATMAASTLFALPVLVLFLVLQGRVAAGMTGGAVKG from the coding sequence GTGACACCGCGCGCCCTGCGCCGACTCCCGCTGAACACCGCGGCGCTGCTCGTCTTCGTCCTGGCCGTCTTCCCGGTCTACTGGATGGTCCTGACCGCCTTCCGGCCGACCCGCGACATCCAGTCCGAGACCCCGCGGTTCCTTCCCGTGTCCGTCACCCTGGAGCACTTCGCGAACGCCGTCGCGGCGGACGGCTTCTGGACCTTCTGGCGCAACAGCCTGCTCGTGACCGCCGGGTGCGTCCTGCTCGCGCTCGTGGTGGCGCTCGCCGCCGCCTTCGCCGTGGCCCGTCTGCGATGGCGCGGCCGGCGCGGCTTCGTCCTCATGGTCTTCGTCGCCCAGGTGGCGCCCTGGGAGGCGCTGTTGATCCCGATGTACGTCATCGCCCGGGACGCCGACCTGCTCGACCGGCTGGCGACGCTCAGCCTCGTCTACTTCATGATCACCCTGCCCTTCACCATCGTCACCCTCCGGTCCTTCCTTGCCGCCGTGCCGGCCGAGCTCGAAGAGGCCGCGCAGGTCGACGGCTGCACCCGCGCCGCGGCCTTCCGCCGGGTGACCCTCCCCCTGCTCGCCCCCGGGCTGCTCGCGACCTCGCTCTTCGGGTTCATCACCGCCTGGAACGAGTTCGCCTTCGCCAACATGCTCGTCATCAAGGACCAGGACGACCGCACCCTGCCCGTCTGGCTCTCGTCCTTCTCCAACGTCTTCGGCACCGACTGGGGCGCCACCATGGCCGCCTCCACCCTCTTCGCCCTGCCCGTCCTCGTCCTCTTCCTGGTCCTGCAGGGCCGGGTCGCCGCCGGAATGACCGGCGGAGCCGTGAAGGGATAA